In Toxoplasma gondii ME49 chromosome VIII, whole genome shotgun sequence, a single genomic region encodes these proteins:
- a CDS encoding hypothetical protein (encoded by transcript TGME49_270170~Signal peptide predicted by SignalP 2.0 HMM (probability 0.957) with cleavage site probability 0.481 at residue 18) — MPHSLTVLTAAMTGGVVGGPATAGGGGCCGLCPWCPCCPAAPVAATGAHAGMTLGGGAVPGAAAAPVAMAPGAAMAPGAAMAPGAAMAPGAAVPGGWGAGTAAGGYGASMAPGAAGGVGYGTGGYYGAASGSPALTALMAWFSRANDEAGRLIQESRGNLPQGHGGKEDFEKELSEASTSASLGKYNARRRRDSNACAVRRVRRSPASTPSAIEHCTGSLDFI; from the coding sequence ATGCCACACAGTCTGACGGTGCTCACTGCCGCGATGACTGGCGGGGTAGTGGGAGGCCCTGCGACTGCGGGAGGTGGGGGGTGTTGTGGCTTGTGCCCGTGGTGTCCTTGTTGCCCCGCTGCACCAGTCGCCGCAACGGGAGCGCATGCTGGCATGACTTTAGGTGGAGGAGCAGTTCCTggcgccgcagcagctccTGTCGCCATGGCACCTGGTGCCGCAATGGCCCCTGGTGCCGCAATGGCACCTGGTGCCGCAATGGCTCCTGGTGCAGCCGTTCCAGGTGGATGGGGGGCTGGCACGGCCGCTGGGGGCTACGGAGCTTCCATGGCTCCGGGTGCCGCTGGAGGTGTTGGCTATGGGACAGGAGGCTATTACGGGGCTGCTTCGGGGTCACCCGCGTTAACAGCGCTGATGGCGTGGTTCAGTCGGGCCAACGACGAGGCTGGGAGGCTCATCCAAGAATCCAGGGGAAACCTTCCGCAGGGACatggaggaaaggaagactTCGAGAAAGAGCTCAGTGAAGCCAGCACTTCTGCTTCGTTAGGGAAGTACAATGCCAGAAGACGGAGGGACTCGAACGCGTGTGCGGTGAGAAGGGTGAGGCGGTCTCCGGCTAGCACACCCAGTGCGATTGAGCACTGCACTGGCTCCCTGGACTTCATTTAG